Proteins from one Rosa chinensis cultivar Old Blush chromosome 7, RchiOBHm-V2, whole genome shotgun sequence genomic window:
- the LOC112180370 gene encoding ubiquitin-conjugating enzyme E2 2 encodes MSTPARKRLMRDFKRLQQDPPAGISGAPQDNNIMLWNAVIFGPDDTPWDGGTFKLTLQFTEDYPNKPPTVRFVSRMFHPNIYADGSICLDILQNQWSPIYDVAAILTSIQSLLCDPNPNSPANSEAARMFSENKREYNRRVREIVEQSWTAD; translated from the exons ATGTCGACTCCTGCAAGGAAGAGGCTGATGAGAGACTTCAAGAGGCTGCAACAGGACCCACCTGCAGGGATTAGTGGGGCTCCCCAAGACAACAATATAATGCTGTGGAATGCCGTTATATTTGG TCCTGATGATACCCCTTGGGATGGAG GCACGTTTAAGTTGACTCTTCAGTTCACAGAAGATTATCCAAACAAACCACCAACGGTGCGATTTGTTTCTCGAATGTTTCATCCAAATA TTTATGCCGATGGAAGTATTTGTTTAGATATTTTGCAAAATCAGTGGAGTCCTATTTATGATGTGGCAGCTATACTCACATCTATCCAG TCACTACTATGTGATCCGAACCCAAATTCTCCTGCAAATTCAGAAGCTGCTCGCATGTTCAGCGAGAACAAGCGAGAGTACAACCGAAGAGTTAGGGAAATCGTGGAACAGAGTTGGACAGCAGACTAA
- the LOC112178953 gene encoding uncharacterized protein LOC112178953: MEEPQSAQSAQSGKLLRYALRSVTKPKEEKPPAAELSNPSASKRARPASNVSRSVSVLDLSGKDKPVKPPRRLSVPNKAAGTAAPKLGGNITPISEARSRRPAKSETPASDASRLTSRKKFSILSSESYWLSQIKLSEAAGKHSVSLGFFKLALEAGCEQPLQRLRDELKSYALRHKLGDADLAVPLKELFESYGVVENEQLQVSETCSHVPEEGTRSSDEDAKSSSSTMGTRKLKPKSLNTDAAQVSPVKNKAKKEMPQKSTPATRTRASVAKKSSTPGPVSDSGMRRSTAKKPQNLIKQEAKNERDRKKQGYKSAVEQGSVSTTSAEEALNENKENEDAASMEEISLTEVA; encoded by the exons ATGGAAGAGCCCCAATCGGCCCAGTCTGCTCAATCCG GGAAGCTTCTGCGATACGCGCTGCGATCTGTGACTAAACCGAAGGAGGAGAAGCCACCGGCAGCAGAATTGTCCAACCCCTCTGCGTCTAAGAG GGCAAGGCCTGCATCAAATGTGAGCAGAAGTGTGAGTGTGCTTGATCTTTCGGGCAAGGACAAGCCTGTCAAGCCACCGAGGAGGCTCTCTGTTCCTAACAAGGCGGCTGGAACTGCAGCTCCGAAACTGGGTGGGAACATCACTCCCATTTCCGAGGCTAGATCAAGGCGGCCTGCCAAAAGCGAAACGCCTGCTTCTGATGCTTCTAGGCTGACAAGTCGGAAGAAGTTCAGTATTCTGTCCTCAGAGTCATACTGGCTTTCGCAGATTAAGCTGTCCGAGGCTGCTGGCAAGCACTCAGTTTCACTTGGGTTTTTCAAACTAGCCTTGGAGGCGGGATGTGAG CAACCTCTTCAGCGATTGCGAGATGAGCTAAAAAGCTATGCACTTCGTCATAAACTTGGTGATGCTGACCTTGCAGTCCCACTGAAAGAGTTATTTGAGAGCTACGGTGTTGTAGAAAACGAGCAGTTGCAGGTCTCCGAAACCTGTTCCCACGTACCTGAAGAGGGGACTCGGTCTTCTGATGAAGATGCCAAGAGCTCTTCATCTACAATGGGAACTAGGAAACTGAAACCCAAGTCGTTGAACACTGATGCTGCTCAAGTTTCTCCGGTCAAAAACAAAGCCAAGAAGGAAATGCCTCAGAAGAGCACTCCTGCAACCAGGACTAGGGCGTCTGTGGCAAAGAAGTCTTCAACTCCAGGACCTGTTTCTGACTCTGGGATGCGCAGGTCAACAGCAAAGAAACCCCAGAACCTGATTAAGCAAGAAGCTAAGAATGAAAGGGATAGGAAGAAGCAGGGGTACAAATCCGCTGTTGAACAAG GCTCAGTTAGCACTACATCTGCAGAGGAAGCACTGAAtgagaacaaagaaaatgag GATGCTGCCTCAATGGAGGAGATAAGTTTGACTGAAGTTGCATAA
- the LOC112176341 gene encoding F-box/kelch-repeat protein At3g18720-like yields MVSYSPWLMVPNQHHSEDRHRTESSISSGLGWWTCFANSICGEVEEKHIKRSFLNVSTNEVHTLELPEDACGKRKTICGFSLGWLILFDNRNSSLTLLNPFIGDQINNLPLLPRKGTVHKAVLSADPSCNPNGYKVLAIFGDKRELIGYEQGMKQWTMLQDYGNHYDDVLVQTDEAFVAVSELGKLVCCDPPGCNEHVPASFFKGKKVYLVSINGDVFMLVSFSGTSYCFWHETYDDKLKRFEVYRYDEGRWCHTKNLHEFTIFLGQNHSVAVRNAPDFRPDCIYFTDDDEGKVENSGVFSLKDGETERMQWFMPRLS; encoded by the coding sequence ATGGTGAGCTACTCCCCATGGCTAATGGTTCCCAACCAGCACCACTCCGAAGATCGTCATCGCACTGAATCCTCCATTTCCAGTGGACTTGGTTGGTGGACTTGTTTTGCAAATTCCATTTGTGGAGAAGTCGAGGAAAAACACATCAAACGATCTTTCCTCAACGTTTCCACCAACGAAGTCCACACTCTCGAACTACCCGAGGATGCatgtggaaaaagaaaaaccatatgTGGATTCTCACTAGGTTGGCTAATCCTGTTCGACAATCGCAACTCATCACTCACTCTCCTCAACCCTTTCATCGGCGACCAAATCAACAACCTCCCACTACTCCCTCGAAAGGGCACCGTCCACAAGGCCGTACTGTCTGCAGACCCGTCTTGCAACCCTAACGGCTACAAAGTCCTGGCAATCTTCGGAGACAAACGAGAGCTAATTGGTTACGAACAAGGTATGAAGCAATGGACTATGTTACAAGATTATGGAAATCACTACGACGATGTTCTTGTCCAAACGGACGAGGCGTTTGTAGCAGTGAGTGAGTTGGGGAAGCTTGTGTGCTGCGATCCACCAGGTTGTAACGAACATGTACCAGCTTCTTTCTTTAAAGGTAAAAAGGTTTATTTAGTGAGCATAAATGGAGACGTATTTATGCTGGTAAGCTTTTCGGGGACGAGCTACTGTTTTTGGCATGAAACCTACGACGACAAGCTTAAAAGGTTTGAGGTTTACAGGTATGATGAAGGACGGTGGTGCCACACCAAAAATCTGCACGAGTTTACGATTTTCTTGGGACAGAACCACTCAGTAGCTGTGCGTAATGCCCCGGATTTTAGACCTGATTGCATATACTTCACTGATGATGATGAAGGTAAAGTTGAAAACTCGGGCGTGTTTAGTTTGAAAGATGGCGAAACTGAAAGAATGCAATGGTTTATGCCTAGGTTGTCATAA
- the LOC112176342 gene encoding uncharacterized protein LOC112176342: MVNFYTKPLHENSPWLMLPSQYQPEEHHIITKHSRFFLNVSTNQVHRFELPKNDHEKTVCGFSADWLILLDGQNSSLTLLNPFTGHQVNNLPQLPPNGAVHKAILSSDPLCNPRDYKVLAIFGEKRNLICYEDGNQEWTVLQGYGNQYDDILASTDKELLAVNELGRLVLCDLDCRFSREYNERALPSFFNGNKVYLVSLEGLEFILLSFSGTSYVFGHQSYDDNLRRFEVYYYVEKKWHYITDLGERTIFLGHNHSVAVCDAPGYRRNCIYFTGDEEGEIDNSGVFSLKDGEAERLQWFMPGTTAARKLVTYNK; this comes from the coding sequence ATGGTGAACTTTTACACCAAACCCCTTCATGAAAACTCCCCATGGCTAATGCTTCCGAGCCAGTACCAACCTGAAGAACATCACATTATCACCAAACACTCCAGATTCTTCCTCAACGTCTCCACCAACCAAGTCCACCGTTTCGAGCTACCCAAGAACGATCATGAAAAGACCGTATGTGGATTCTCGGCCGATTGGCTCATCTTGTTGGATGGTCAAAACTCATCACTCACTCTCCTCAACCCATTCACCGGCCACCAAGTCAACAATCTCCCACAGCTCCCTCCAAACGGCGCCGTCCACAAGGCCATATTATCCTCAGACCCGTTATGCAACCCTAGAGACTACAAAGTCCTGGCAATCTTCGGAGAGAAGCGAAACCTAATTTGTTACGAAGACGGTAACCAGGAGTGGACTGTTTTACAAGGTTATGGGAACCAGTACGACGACATTCTTGCATCCACAGACAAGGAGTTGCTTGCAGTGAATGAACTAGGGAGGCTTGTACTTTGTGATCTTGATTGTAGGTTTTCACGGGAATATAATGAGCGTGCATTACCTTCATTCTTTAACGGGAACAAGGTTTATTTAGTGAGCCTAGAAGGACTGGAATTTATACTGTTGAGCTTTTCGGGGACAAGCTATGTTTTTGGGCATCAAAGCTATGACGATAACCTTAGAAGGTTTGAGGTTTACTATTATGTTGAAAAGAAGTGGCACTACATCACAGATTTGGGTGAGAGGACGATTTTCTTGGGACATAACCACTCGGTAGCTGTTTGTGATGCGCCGGGTTATAGACGTAATTGCATCTACTTCACCGGTGATGAGGAAGGTGAAATTGATAACTCGGGAGTGTTTAGTTTGAAAGATGGGGAAGCTGAAAGGCTGCAATGGTTTATGCCTGGTACCACTGCTGCAAGGAAACTTGTAACATACAATAAGTAA